One Succinispira mobilis DSM 6222 genomic window carries:
- the sepF gene encoding cell division protein SepF, giving the protein MLAEMVSAVKSKFLTEEHDEFEQEDFPEIIKEEIIKPTPKVSKLAILTVCPSGFEEAKALVKELVQGKALLFSFSKLNNEDKQRTFDFLNGVAYVINANVEKVTRETILYSPANAKVERLTKLSSLEKKGFQII; this is encoded by the coding sequence GTGTTAGCTGAAATGGTATCAGCGGTGAAAAGCAAGTTTTTGACTGAGGAACATGATGAATTCGAGCAAGAAGATTTTCCAGAAATAATAAAAGAAGAAATTATTAAACCAACCCCCAAGGTTAGCAAGTTAGCAATTTTAACTGTTTGCCCAAGTGGTTTTGAAGAAGCAAAAGCTTTAGTTAAAGAGTTGGTTCAAGGAAAAGCGCTGTTGTTTTCTTTTAGTAAACTGAATAATGAAGACAAACAACGTACGTTTGATTTTCTAAATGGGGTGGCTTATGTAATAAACGCCAATGTGGAAAAGGTTACAAGAGAAACGATCCTTTATTCACCAGCGAATGCTAAGGTTGAACGTTTGACTAAGTTAAGCAGTTTAGAGAAAAAAGGTTTTCAAATAATTTAG
- a CDS encoding sodium:proton antiporter, which translates to MKNRVYKLFSLGGSWAVLALLVIVFFTPNNVEAAAETHSSFVFPLWSVIPFVGMLLSIAVCPLVNAHWWEENMGKVSLFWAALFTIPSGIFWGFGQAAYEFIHIMLVDYVPFLTLVAGLFVVAGGINVSGRLPNTPLSNTIMLFIGTFLASIVGTTGATMLVIRPLINANSDRRMKMHTIIFLIFLVSNIGGALTPVGDPPLFLGFLHGVPFFWTLKLIGPWLVNIFLLLTVYFALDAFFYTRHKLHISEERVAGSVTGPAKWNEITAKEQVAEIFSVHVHNDEMHGEKTIPKIKILGLHNLIFLAGILAAVILSGTLAHHPMFYDTANSCLKGITVMQHAGHDFNIAYINIARDVTILLMALCSLKFTSKEIRTNNKFTWMPVQEVGLLFAGIFATIVPALQILQVRGNELGVNTPVEFFWATGILSSFLDNAPTYLVFTSMAGQMGATTGVITDLGILNEQVLMAISCGAVFMGANTYIGNAPNFMTKSIAEENGIRMPSFFGYMLWSGAILIPLFLLNTVLFFR; encoded by the coding sequence ATGAAAAATAGGGTTTACAAGTTATTTAGTTTAGGTGGAAGCTGGGCAGTTCTAGCTTTGTTGGTGATAGTATTTTTTACTCCAAATAATGTTGAAGCTGCGGCAGAAACACATTCTTCATTTGTATTTCCTTTGTGGAGTGTAATACCTTTTGTAGGTATGCTATTGTCTATTGCGGTATGTCCGCTAGTAAATGCTCATTGGTGGGAAGAAAATATGGGCAAGGTTAGTTTGTTTTGGGCCGCTCTATTTACAATTCCTTCAGGGATCTTTTGGGGATTTGGTCAAGCTGCATACGAATTTATACATATTATGTTAGTTGATTACGTGCCGTTTTTAACCCTAGTTGCGGGCTTGTTTGTTGTGGCAGGTGGAATTAATGTTAGTGGACGTTTACCAAATACACCACTTTCTAATACAATAATGTTATTTATTGGCACTTTTTTAGCTAGTATTGTTGGAACTACGGGAGCTACAATGCTGGTTATTAGACCACTAATTAATGCTAATAGTGATAGACGTATGAAAATGCATACAATAATTTTCTTGATTTTCCTAGTAAGTAATATTGGCGGGGCCTTGACACCAGTCGGCGATCCTCCGCTATTTTTAGGGTTTTTACATGGGGTGCCTTTTTTTTGGACGTTAAAATTAATTGGCCCATGGTTAGTCAATATTTTCTTGCTGTTGACAGTATATTTTGCTTTAGATGCATTTTTTTATACACGACATAAATTACATATTAGTGAAGAAAGAGTTGCGGGTAGTGTAACTGGCCCAGCAAAATGGAATGAAATTACAGCTAAAGAACAAGTAGCGGAAATTTTTAGTGTACATGTACATAATGACGAGATGCATGGCGAAAAAACTATTCCCAAAATAAAAATTCTTGGACTACATAACTTGATTTTTTTAGCGGGCATTTTAGCAGCAGTTATTTTAAGTGGTACGCTGGCACATCATCCAATGTTTTATGATACTGCCAATAGTTGCTTAAAAGGTATAACTGTTATGCAGCATGCGGGACATGATTTTAATATAGCTTATATAAATATCGCAAGAGATGTAACAATTTTATTGATGGCATTGTGTTCTTTAAAGTTTACGTCGAAAGAAATTAGAACAAATAATAAATTTACTTGGATGCCAGTACAAGAGGTAGGCTTACTATTTGCCGGCATTTTCGCCACTATAGTTCCAGCTTTGCAAATTTTGCAAGTACGTGGTAATGAGCTTGGTGTTAATACTCCGGTAGAGTTTTTTTGGGCAACTGGAATACTTTCGAGTTTTCTTGATAATGCTCCTACTTATTTGGTGTTTACGAGTATGGCTGGGCAAATGGGTGCCACAACGGGTGTTATTACTGACTTGGGCATACTCAATGAACAGGTTTTAATGGCCATCTCCTGTGGAGCGGTGTTCATGGGTGCGAATACTTATATAGGCAATGCGCCTAATTTTATGACAAAGTCAATTGCTGAAGAAAATGGGATAAGGATGCCAAGCTTCTTTGGTTATATGCTTTGGTCGGGTGCGATTTTAATTCCGTTGTTTTTATTAAATACAGTATTGTTTTTCCGGTAG